A stretch of Telopea speciosissima isolate NSW1024214 ecotype Mountain lineage chromosome 11, Tspe_v1, whole genome shotgun sequence DNA encodes these proteins:
- the LOC122646563 gene encoding nucleolin 2-like, translating into MGKKSAQQVAKAVSVTPPTKSAKKGKRNAGETIEKLVSAKKQKIAEEVLLKKQNRNVITKKKKEASSSEGISSESEEEIEAKVNKLPAAKAKNGHALVSKKKDESSDGSDSDISSDEDDPTNAPKEGSISEDGSSEEESEDEEPAKTPNNNLSTKASKESNSSEDSSDEEESEEEQPAKTPKNNHITPAAPNVQTTGSKTLFVGNLSFSIERTDVEEFFKDAGEVVDVRFSSNNEGKFRGYGHVEFATEGEAKKALELNGQDLLGRPVKLDIARERGSNTPQSSKESNSYQKGGKGQARTIFVRGFDTSTGEDEIRSTLEEHFESCGEISRVSIPKDYETGGPKGIAYIDFPNEDSFSKALELNGCDLGGCSLVVEEAKPRADNRDGGGSGRGGRGSGRGGRGRSGGRDSGGRFGGRRGGGGRGGRFGGGGRGRGTNGSG; encoded by the exons ATGGGAAAGAAATCAGCTCAACAG GTAGCTAAAGCTGTCTCTGTTACTCCACCTACGAAATCAGCAAAGAAAG GTAAGAGGAATGCCGGGGAGACCATTGAGAAACTGGTGAGTGCCAAGAAGCAGAAGATAGCTGAGGAAGTGCTTCTAAAGAAACAGAACAGAAACGTTATaacgaaaaagaagaaagaagccaGCAGCTCGGAGGGTATTTCATCTGAATCCGAAGAG GAAATTGAAGCAAAGGTCAATAAGTTGCCAGCTGCTAAGGCTAAGAATGGCCATGCACTAGtttcaaagaagaaagatgaatcCAGTGATGGTTCTGATTCAGATATCAGTTCAGACGAGGATgat CCTACCAATGCACCAAAGGAAGGCAGTATTTCTGAGGATGGTTCATCTGAGGAGGAAAGTGAGGACGAAGAACCTGCCAAGACTCCAAACAATAAT TTGTCAACAAAAGCATCGAAGGAAAGCAACAGTTCTGAGGACTCTTCTGATGAGGAGGAAAGTGAGGAGGAGCAACCAGCTAAGACCCCAAAGAACAAT CACATAACTCCAGCTGCACCAAATGTTCAAACCACTGGGTCAAAAACATTGTTTGTGGGGAACCTATCATTCAGTATCGAAAGGACTGACGT gGAGGAGTTCTTCAAAGATGCTGGTGAAGTTGTTGATGTCCGTTTCTCATCAAATAATGAAGGAAAATTTAGGGGATATGGGCATGTTGAATTTGCCACTGAAGGAGAAGCAAAGAAG GCTCTTGAATTAAATGGTCAAGATTTATTGGGTCGGCCTGTCAAACTTGACATTGCTCGTGAGAGAGGCTCGAATACCCCACAAAGCAG CAAAGAGAGCAACTCATACCAAAAAGGAGGTAAAGGCCAGGCCCGGACTATATTTGTACGTGGTTTTGATACATCTACTGGAGAGGATGAG ATTCGGAGCACATTGGAAGAGCATTTTGAGTCTTGTGGAGAAATTTCAAGGGTGTCTATTCCAAAGGATTATGAAACTGGTGGTCCTAAGGG GATTGCTTATATTGACTTCCCGAATGAGGATAGTTTTTCAAAAGCTCTAGAACTCAACGGATGTGATCTTGGAGGTTGTTCGTTAGTGGTGGAAGAAGCAAAGCCAAGGGCTGATAATcgtgatggtggtggtagtggtaggGGTGGTCGTGGTAGTGGAAGGGGTGGTCGTGGCAGGAGTGGTGGTAGAGATAGCGGTGGCCGATTTGGTGGCCGGCGTGGAGGTGGTGGCAGAGGAGGCCgctttggtggtggtggcaggggACGTGGAACAAATGGGTCAGGTTAG